A window from Cytobacillus sp. FSL H8-0458 encodes these proteins:
- the pdxR gene encoding MocR-like pyridoxine biosynthesis transcription factor PdxR, which yields MDTKQLPKYQQVMEAIKGKISKGEWPIGSKIPSQRKLAEEFGVNRSTIITALEELAADGLIEGKTGIGTKVINNTWTLLASRQHANWSEYIDTGIHRASEQIVQEINELEMDPAFIQLSKGELSPEIFPVQTMQSVLKDAADELSELGYEEPKGYLPLRQAVSAYLAASGIAASPSSILIVSGGLQALQLVSLGLLQRGAPVFLEKPSYLYSLQLFRSSGMNLKGLPMDKEGIIPESISLKKFEKGKSILYTIPSYHNPTGILMTEKRRSDLLDICRIEQLPIVEDDIYRELWLDEMPPPPLKAMDKNGLVLYMGSLSKTLSPGLRIGWVAAPEPVIDRLADLKMQTDYGSSSLSQRVAEKWLSTGLYQKHMENVREQLRIRRKTALNALDAHLSGIAKWNSPEGGFFIWLKVPSNIPIRSLYRQAISRKLLINPGSMYSDGPNHFIRISYAYASLEELQEGIFILGEEIRKLL from the coding sequence ATGGATACAAAACAATTGCCAAAATATCAGCAAGTTATGGAGGCCATTAAAGGAAAGATTTCCAAAGGCGAATGGCCAATCGGAAGTAAAATTCCAAGTCAAAGGAAACTGGCGGAGGAGTTCGGAGTAAACCGAAGCACCATTATCACTGCTCTGGAAGAACTTGCTGCAGATGGATTAATAGAAGGGAAAACTGGGATTGGCACCAAGGTTATTAATAATACTTGGACCTTGCTCGCTTCAAGGCAGCATGCCAATTGGAGTGAATATATCGATACAGGGATACACAGAGCCAGCGAGCAAATCGTTCAGGAAATTAACGAGTTGGAAATGGACCCTGCATTTATACAGCTTAGCAAAGGTGAGCTTTCCCCTGAGATTTTTCCGGTGCAAACGATGCAGAGTGTTCTAAAGGATGCCGCGGATGAATTGAGTGAACTCGGTTATGAGGAACCAAAGGGGTATTTGCCATTAAGACAGGCAGTCAGTGCATATTTAGCAGCTTCCGGAATTGCCGCTTCTCCTTCCTCCATACTTATTGTTTCTGGAGGCTTGCAGGCTCTTCAGCTTGTTTCACTGGGTCTTTTGCAGAGAGGGGCACCTGTATTTCTGGAAAAACCCTCTTACTTATATTCATTGCAGCTTTTCCGGTCATCAGGCATGAATTTAAAAGGTTTGCCAATGGATAAGGAAGGGATTATCCCTGAAAGCATATCGCTGAAGAAATTTGAAAAAGGGAAATCAATTTTATATACGATTCCCTCCTATCACAATCCTACTGGAATTTTAATGACCGAAAAAAGACGGAGTGACCTGCTTGATATTTGCAGAATAGAACAGCTGCCGATCGTGGAAGACGATATTTACCGGGAGCTATGGCTTGATGAGATGCCTCCTCCCCCATTAAAAGCAATGGATAAAAACGGCCTGGTCCTGTATATGGGAAGCTTATCGAAAACATTGAGTCCCGGACTTCGAATAGGCTGGGTAGCAGCACCTGAACCTGTTATCGACCGGCTTGCAGATCTTAAAATGCAGACTGACTATGGGTCAAGTTCACTTTCACAAAGGGTAGCTGAAAAGTGGCTGTCCACCGGTCTCTATCAAAAACATATGGAAAATGTGCGTGAGCAGCTGAGAATCCGCCGTAAGACGGCACTAAATGCATTGGATGCCCACTTGTCCGGGATAGCAAAATGGAATTCTCCCGAAGGAGGTTTTTTTATATGGCTGAAAGTACCGTCCAATATTCCAATTCGAAGCCTCTATCGGCAGGCTATTTCAAGAAAGCTGCTTATAAATCCCGGGAGCATGTACAGTGACGGGCCGAATCATTTTATTCGAATTTCATATGCTTATGCTTCGCTGGAAGAGTTGCAGGAAGGCATATTCATCCTTGGAGAGGAAATTAGAAAGCTCTTATGA
- a CDS encoding methionine ABC transporter ATP-binding protein, with protein sequence MIEFQNLKKVYKSGGQQVAALDGIDLKINKGEIFGVIGFSGAGKSSLIRCVNWLEKPTSGKVIVSGHDLTALSVKEIREVKRNIGMVFQHFNLLNSKTVFANVAMPLTLAKIPKDEIKKRVHELLDFVGLADKANSYPDQLSGGQKQRIGIARALATQPSILLCDEATSALDPQTTSSILQLLKKINKEYNITILIITHEMSVIREICDRVAVIEAGKIIEEGTVFNVFSSPKTPTAKNFVSTVMNDQIPDSIKEVIEKQQGLQKVFRINFVGNSAGQPLLSQVAKKFNIDFNVLFGNITELQGIPFGNLIVEFQGPDSEIRRAIQYISQEKVSIKEVTSRAS encoded by the coding sequence ATGATAGAGTTTCAAAATTTAAAGAAGGTCTATAAAAGCGGAGGTCAGCAGGTAGCTGCTCTGGATGGAATAGATTTAAAGATTAATAAGGGTGAGATTTTCGGGGTGATCGGCTTCAGTGGTGCGGGAAAGAGCTCTTTGATCCGCTGTGTCAATTGGCTGGAGAAGCCGACTTCAGGAAAGGTCATTGTCAGCGGGCATGATTTGACGGCTTTATCTGTAAAAGAAATTCGCGAAGTGAAAAGAAACATCGGTATGGTCTTTCAGCATTTCAATCTTTTAAACTCGAAAACCGTGTTTGCCAATGTGGCGATGCCGCTCACACTGGCTAAGATTCCTAAGGATGAAATAAAAAAGCGTGTCCATGAATTATTAGACTTCGTGGGGCTTGCCGACAAGGCGAACAGTTATCCGGATCAGCTGTCAGGCGGGCAAAAGCAGCGGATTGGAATCGCCAGGGCGCTGGCAACTCAGCCTTCCATTCTATTATGTGATGAAGCAACTTCCGCTCTGGATCCGCAGACAACCAGCTCGATCCTGCAGCTGCTGAAAAAAATAAATAAAGAATACAATATTACCATTCTGATCATTACCCATGAAATGTCTGTAATCAGGGAGATCTGTGACCGTGTTGCTGTCATCGAAGCAGGAAAAATTATTGAAGAAGGAACCGTCTTTAATGTCTTTTCTTCACCAAAAACCCCAACAGCGAAAAACTTTGTCAGCACAGTCATGAATGATCAAATACCTGACTCCATTAAAGAAGTGATTGAAAAACAGCAGGGGCTTCAAAAGGTATTCAGAATCAATTTTGTCGGAAACTCTGCCGGACAGCCGCTGCTCTCGCAGGTTGCCAAAAAGTTTAATATCGACTTCAACGTCCTGTTTGGAAATATTACTGAACTGCAGGGAATACCTTTTGGCAATCTGATTGTTGAGTTTCAGGGTCCGGACAGTGAAATCAGACGTGCTATTCAGTACATCAGCCAGGAAAAAGTTTCAATAAAGGAAGTGACTTCACGTGCTAGTTAA
- a CDS encoding methionine ABC transporter permease encodes MLVNQEKIIEALIETVQMVAFSLLFSALIGLPLGILLVVTRKGHLLENTVVFNIINSIINIFRSVPFIILMVAIIPITRMIVGTSIGTAAAVVPLVFYAGPYIARLIENSLLEVDPGVIEAAEAMGATPGQIILKFLIPEALSSLVLGFTIATIGLVGASAMAGAVGGGGLGDLAITYGYQRFDTTVMLITVAILVVMVQGLQSFGNILSKKIRRR; translated from the coding sequence GTGCTAGTTAACCAGGAAAAAATCATCGAAGCCCTAATCGAAACGGTCCAAATGGTTGCATTCTCATTGCTGTTTTCAGCACTTATCGGACTGCCGCTTGGCATATTGCTTGTCGTGACAAGGAAAGGGCATCTTTTGGAAAACACAGTTGTTTTTAACATCATAAACAGCATTATTAATATTTTCAGATCAGTGCCTTTCATCATTTTAATGGTAGCCATCATCCCAATCACCCGGATGATTGTCGGGACATCGATTGGAACCGCTGCAGCCGTAGTGCCGCTCGTCTTTTACGCAGGACCCTACATTGCGAGATTAATAGAGAATTCATTGCTTGAGGTTGATCCGGGAGTCATTGAAGCGGCAGAAGCAATGGGAGCGACGCCGGGGCAGATTATCCTTAAATTCCTGATTCCGGAAGCACTCAGTTCACTGGTATTAGGCTTTACCATTGCGACAATCGGTCTGGTCGGAGCATCAGCCATGGCTGGGGCAGTCGGAGGCGGAGGCCTTGGTGACCTTGCCATTACATACGGCTATCAGCGATTCGATACAACCGTCATGCTGATTACCGTTGCAATCTTAGTGGTCATGGTTCAAGGCCTGCAGTCATTCGGAAATATCTTATCCAAAAAAATCAGAAGAAGATAA
- a CDS encoding M20 family metallopeptidase yields MTAPVKALSELKEAIRKNVDDNKELYLSASHQIHANPEIGNEEFFASGLLSGILEKEGFEVERGVAGHETAFLARKKSDKPGPSIAFLAEYDALPGLGHGCGHNIIGTTSVAAAIALSKVIDETGGEAVVLGTPAEEGGPNGSAKGSFVKHGLLEGIDAALMVHPSNHTRLTSSSLAVDPLDFEFIGKPAHAAASPEEGINALDAVIQLFNGINALRQQLKDDVRIHGIITHGGDAPNIIPDYAKARFFIRASTRTSLNEVTRKVKAVAEGAALATGAKLNVIAFQNEVDNLLLNKTYDQVFKEVIEDLGETVVEGDRDGIGSTDAGNISQVVPAIHPYIKIGADDLVAHTVPFREAAASAKGDEALLTGAKGLALTAFQLITDPELLKSIKQEFKERKAAV; encoded by the coding sequence ATGACGGCACCTGTAAAAGCACTATCCGAACTGAAAGAAGCGATCAGGAAGAATGTTGATGATAACAAGGAACTTTACCTTTCAGCAAGCCACCAGATCCATGCAAACCCGGAAATAGGAAATGAGGAGTTTTTTGCCTCAGGCTTGCTTTCAGGCATTCTTGAGAAGGAAGGATTTGAAGTAGAGCGGGGAGTGGCCGGGCATGAAACAGCTTTCCTGGCCCGGAAAAAATCCGATAAACCGGGGCCGTCCATTGCATTCCTTGCAGAATATGATGCCCTTCCCGGATTGGGCCATGGATGCGGCCACAATATTATAGGCACGACAAGTGTGGCAGCAGCCATTGCATTGAGCAAGGTTATTGATGAGACCGGAGGAGAAGCAGTAGTGCTTGGAACCCCGGCAGAAGAAGGCGGGCCAAATGGAAGTGCAAAAGGAAGCTTTGTGAAGCATGGCTTGCTTGAAGGCATTGATGCCGCCCTCATGGTTCACCCGTCAAACCATACCCGTCTGACCAGTTCATCACTGGCAGTTGATCCGCTTGACTTCGAATTTATCGGAAAGCCTGCCCATGCAGCAGCTTCACCGGAGGAAGGAATCAATGCTCTGGATGCAGTTATTCAGCTGTTCAACGGAATAAATGCCCTCCGTCAGCAATTGAAGGATGATGTGCGGATTCATGGAATTATTACTCACGGTGGGGATGCGCCGAATATTATCCCTGATTATGCAAAAGCCAGATTCTTCATCCGTGCTTCAACCAGAACAAGTTTAAATGAGGTAACACGGAAGGTTAAAGCTGTCGCTGAAGGCGCCGCACTGGCAACAGGAGCAAAGCTGAATGTGATTGCTTTTCAAAACGAAGTAGATAATCTGCTGTTAAACAAGACATATGACCAGGTGTTTAAAGAGGTGATTGAAGACTTGGGAGAAACCGTAGTGGAAGGGGACCGGGATGGAATCGGTTCGACAGATGCCGGCAATATCAGCCAGGTGGTGCCAGCCATTCACCCTTATATTAAAATTGGTGCGGATGATCTTGTTGCTCATACAGTTCCGTTCCGGGAAGCCGCCGCATCTGCCAAAGGAGACGAAGCTCTGCTTACGGGAGCGAAAGGACTGGCACTCACTGCCTTCCAGCTGATAACGGACCCGGAGTTGCTTAAATCCATTAAACAGGAATTTAAAGAGCGAAAAGCAGCTGTATAG
- a CDS encoding PAS domain S-box protein encodes MIMTENPADLFADKVEARNLQLAIQHSSDVIARVTKEGIAIYVSPSCLPMLGYSQQDIYRSSLYTYCHPNDRDLLREALAELEQLPHKRVTFRFRHNEGHYLWLEANFSVINDDKEMMCIIRDMTQRIIMEEEILETQEKYRFLVEYSKDTIGMVTQKGIWTYINNEGKKLFGYTSIKEMIGTSLHDYTPPSEHSTLDDFLQTKLSVNFELNLIRTDGQIRKAEVQLIPTTFKNRKVYQIIIKDVTGQKKTEEKLQNAEKLSVVGQLAAGIAHEIRNPLTAIKGFTQLLYEEHKDNFAEVILNELERIEGIVNDLLVLAKPQITEMEKTCLTNVVKSVITLLNSQAVMENILIELTQAPGKFFVECEKDKIKQVLINIIKNSMEAMPMGGKINVDIRQEDHSVIITVEDEGIGIPEERLAKLGEPFYSTKEKGTGLGIMICKKIIKNHGGNLYIHSRENEGTTVRITLPLA; translated from the coding sequence ATGATTATGACCGAGAATCCGGCAGATTTATTCGCGGACAAAGTCGAAGCGAGGAATCTGCAGCTGGCCATTCAGCATTCCAGCGATGTGATTGCAAGAGTGACAAAAGAAGGCATTGCTATATATGTCTCCCCTTCCTGCTTGCCGATGCTGGGATATTCGCAGCAGGACATTTACCGGAGCAGCCTTTATACATACTGCCACCCAAATGACCGGGATCTTCTAAGAGAGGCATTGGCCGAGCTCGAACAGCTTCCGCATAAACGGGTGACCTTTCGCTTCAGGCATAATGAGGGGCATTATCTTTGGCTGGAAGCCAATTTTTCAGTCATTAATGACGATAAAGAAATGATGTGCATCATCCGGGATATGACACAGAGAATTATCATGGAAGAGGAAATTCTTGAGACACAGGAAAAGTACCGTTTTCTGGTGGAGTACTCCAAGGATACGATCGGAATGGTGACTCAAAAGGGGATTTGGACCTATATCAATAATGAAGGGAAGAAGCTCTTCGGGTATACGAGCATCAAAGAGATGATCGGCACCTCCCTCCACGACTACACTCCTCCTTCAGAACATTCCACCCTCGATGATTTTCTGCAAACAAAGCTAAGCGTGAATTTTGAGCTTAATTTGATCCGGACTGACGGACAAATAAGAAAAGCCGAAGTCCAGCTGATCCCAACCACTTTTAAGAACAGAAAGGTCTACCAAATCATTATCAAAGATGTAACCGGACAAAAGAAGACCGAGGAAAAACTGCAGAATGCTGAAAAACTATCCGTTGTCGGTCAGCTTGCAGCAGGCATTGCCCATGAAATCCGCAACCCGCTTACAGCCATAAAAGGCTTTACACAGCTATTATACGAAGAACATAAAGACAATTTCGCGGAGGTCATTCTAAATGAGCTGGAGCGGATTGAAGGCATCGTCAATGACCTGCTCGTTCTCGCCAAACCTCAGATAACTGAAATGGAAAAAACCTGCCTGACAAACGTAGTAAAAAGTGTGATTACTCTTTTAAACAGCCAGGCAGTCATGGAAAATATCCTGATCGAATTAACTCAGGCACCCGGCAAGTTCTTTGTGGAATGTGAAAAAGATAAAATTAAACAGGTGCTGATTAACATCATCAAGAACTCGATGGAAGCCATGCCCATGGGCGGCAAAATCAACGTCGATATCCGCCAGGAGGACCATTCTGTGATCATCACTGTCGAGGATGAAGGGATCGGCATACCGGAAGAACGCCTCGCCAAACTGGGAGAGCCGTTTTATAGCACAAAAGAAAAAGGCACAGGCCTTGGCATTATGATCTGCAAAAAAATCATTAAAAACCACGGCGGAAACCTATACATCCACAGCAGGGAAAATGAAGGCACAACGGTCCGGATTACACTGCCGCTTGCCTGA
- a CDS encoding DMT family transporter, with amino-acid sequence MAGKKFMVIGAHSAIIILWASAFPGIRAGLESYSPEHLALFRLLIGSAALGVLALLKKMRMPDIRDLPAIFMLGFLGFTVYHTALNIGEKSVSAGPASLIVSMTPIFSAALAALFLRERFGRVRWTGSGVSFAGVALISLGTGGGFELQSGILFILLASISESIFFVFQTKYFDKYGFLAFTAYTVWAGTIFMLIYLPGLGNEIFHASAESTLSVLYLGVFPTVIPYIALAFLASIGGASEAVSSLYLTPVMAFVIAWVWLGEVPAMSSIVGGMIALAGVVIIHRKENAIKVTEIYENGSSKNI; translated from the coding sequence TTGGCTGGAAAAAAATTTATGGTTATAGGGGCTCATAGTGCTATTATCATTCTCTGGGCATCCGCATTCCCGGGAATACGGGCAGGGCTTGAATCATACTCCCCGGAGCACCTAGCGCTTTTTCGGCTTTTAATTGGCTCCGCTGCACTTGGCGTCCTTGCACTGCTGAAGAAGATGCGCATGCCGGATATAAGGGATCTTCCTGCTATTTTTATGCTTGGATTTCTTGGTTTTACGGTTTATCATACAGCACTCAACATTGGGGAAAAATCAGTAAGCGCCGGGCCGGCAAGCTTGATTGTCTCCATGACTCCGATCTTTTCCGCTGCTTTGGCTGCTCTATTTCTAAGGGAAAGATTTGGAAGGGTAAGATGGACTGGTTCCGGTGTCAGTTTTGCAGGTGTTGCACTTATTTCATTAGGTACGGGAGGCGGGTTTGAACTCCAATCCGGTATTTTATTCATCCTGCTTGCTTCCATTTCTGAAAGCATCTTTTTCGTATTCCAGACTAAGTATTTCGATAAATACGGATTTTTGGCATTTACAGCCTATACGGTATGGGCAGGGACCATTTTTATGCTGATTTATCTTCCTGGCCTTGGCAATGAGATCTTTCATGCGTCAGCCGAATCTACATTAAGTGTCCTCTATTTGGGGGTTTTTCCAACGGTAATCCCATATATTGCCCTCGCTTTTCTTGCATCCATAGGGGGAGCGTCTGAAGCGGTGAGCTCTCTTTATCTGACTCCAGTAATGGCGTTTGTCATTGCGTGGGTTTGGCTGGGGGAGGTGCCGGCTATGTCATCCATTGTGGGTGGGATGATCGCTCTAGCAGGTGTGGTGATTATTCACCGAAAAGAAAACGCTATTAAAGTTACAGAAATTTATGAAAATGGGTCAAGTAAAAATATTTGA
- a CDS encoding AI-2E family transporter, translating to MAKKKLQYWTLQLLIILTIIYVSTKISFLFEPVGIFVSTLFFPIIISGFLYFLLNPLVRLLQRYKVPRTAAILIIYAAVIGLVMLVIGNIAPLISRQVTELFNDLPEYAKTTRDFVNSMSNTEEFKWFLAQDYISIQEIEARIMDYANTLPSRLTQGVAGIVSLVTNIAITIVTVPFLLFYMFKDGDKFPAAVSKFLPASYREEGVKTLKETGETLSSYIQGQITVALFVGTLSFIGYLIIDLPYALVMALIVAITNIIPYVGPFLGGAPAVIVALFDSPTKAFLVVVVIVIAQQIEGNVLSPLILGKTLNTHPATIIILLLVAGNLAGILGMILAIPTYAVTKTIVLNTVRFLRARKAARLGDTVT from the coding sequence GTGGCAAAGAAAAAATTGCAGTACTGGACTTTGCAATTGCTGATTATCTTAACCATTATCTATGTTTCAACAAAAATTTCTTTTCTGTTTGAACCAGTCGGCATTTTTGTATCTACTCTATTTTTCCCAATCATCATATCGGGATTTCTGTATTTCTTATTGAACCCGCTGGTCAGATTGCTGCAGCGCTATAAGGTGCCAAGAACGGCAGCGATTTTAATCATCTATGCAGCGGTAATCGGTTTAGTAATGCTCGTCATTGGCAACATTGCTCCGCTCATCAGCAGACAGGTTACTGAATTATTCAACGATCTGCCGGAATATGCGAAAACGACCAGAGACTTTGTTAATTCAATGTCTAATACTGAAGAGTTTAAGTGGTTTTTAGCACAGGACTACATATCAATACAGGAAATTGAAGCCCGCATTATGGATTATGCCAATACTCTCCCAAGCCGTTTGACACAGGGAGTAGCAGGCATTGTCAGCCTGGTCACCAATATTGCGATTACAATTGTAACCGTGCCATTCCTCTTATTCTACATGTTTAAAGATGGAGATAAGTTTCCTGCAGCAGTTTCGAAGTTTCTTCCTGCTTCATACAGAGAAGAAGGGGTTAAAACGCTTAAGGAAACAGGGGAGACACTTTCTTCATATATTCAGGGACAGATTACAGTAGCATTATTCGTGGGGACACTTTCATTTATCGGCTATTTAATCATCGACCTGCCTTATGCGCTGGTTATGGCACTGATTGTGGCCATCACCAATATTATTCCTTATGTCGGCCCGTTTCTTGGCGGTGCACCTGCTGTTATTGTCGCTCTTTTTGACTCACCTACAAAAGCCTTTCTGGTTGTCGTGGTCATTGTGATTGCCCAGCAGATTGAAGGGAATGTGCTGTCTCCGCTGATTCTCGGAAAGACATTAAACACACATCCGGCCACCATCATCATCTTATTGCTGGTTGCCGGCAATCTTGCAGGCATCCTTGGCATGATTCTGGCGATTCCTACCTATGCTGTGACCAAAACAATTGTTTTGAATACAGTGAGATTTTTAAGGGCCAGGAAGGCAGCTCGGCTCGGGGACACGGTTACGTAA
- a CDS encoding glycosyltransferase family 4 protein, with translation MRIGINLLTLTQERFGGVEQYIKNLIAHLADSGENLTLFLFLSTNIKNIFPYHEKIQIRMLKDPAQIHESIRQCQLDLWFCPMHSSYISDVRVPCIVTIHDVLHTAYPHFVQGGLEENNRYYHRFAPSFRKVITVSAFSRNAIANQLSIPKEKIHAIHLSAPAIFDKAPADVIRKKVKQKYQLPDTYAIYPSSFNPHKNHQNLLKAILILREKHNTALPLILTGYANKRNRIYQSVLRFIEEHSLENQVRVLGYVKPDEMPSLYWNSSFLVFPSLYEGFGIPLVEALKAQRPIACSNKGSIPEVAGDAALYFNPERPEEMALRMKEMLNPLTRKKLWEEGKLRSQHFSWKKTAEETLHVFRSVIKKR, from the coding sequence ATGAGGATCGGAATTAATCTGCTCACTCTCACACAAGAACGTTTTGGAGGTGTAGAACAGTATATAAAGAATTTGATTGCCCATCTCGCTGACAGCGGGGAAAATCTTACATTATTCCTTTTTCTGAGTACAAATATAAAGAACATTTTTCCCTATCATGAAAAAATCCAAATCCGAATGTTAAAAGACCCGGCTCAAATTCATGAATCCATCCGGCAATGCCAGCTGGACCTCTGGTTTTGTCCGATGCACAGTTCGTATATATCAGATGTTCGTGTACCCTGCATTGTAACGATTCATGATGTTCTTCATACTGCCTATCCCCACTTTGTGCAGGGAGGGCTGGAAGAAAATAACCGATACTATCATCGATTTGCACCTTCTTTTAGAAAAGTGATTACAGTCTCGGCCTTTTCCAGGAATGCCATTGCTAATCAGCTCTCTATCCCAAAAGAAAAGATTCATGCCATTCACCTCAGTGCACCAGCTATATTTGATAAAGCTCCTGCAGATGTGATAAGAAAAAAGGTGAAACAAAAATATCAGCTGCCTGATACATATGCCATCTATCCTTCCAGTTTTAATCCGCACAAAAACCATCAAAATCTCCTAAAAGCCATTCTTATACTTCGGGAAAAACATAATACTGCCTTGCCGCTTATCCTGACTGGTTATGCAAATAAGAGAAATAGAATTTATCAGTCTGTATTGCGGTTTATAGAAGAACACTCATTAGAAAATCAAGTCCGGGTATTAGGGTATGTAAAACCGGATGAAATGCCATCTCTTTATTGGAATTCCAGCTTTTTAGTCTTCCCCTCCTTATATGAAGGTTTTGGCATCCCCCTGGTGGAAGCACTTAAGGCCCAGAGACCGATCGCCTGTTCAAACAAGGGGAGCATACCGGAAGTCGCAGGTGATGCAGCCCTTTATTTTAACCCGGAAAGGCCTGAGGAAATGGCGTTGAGAATGAAAGAGATGTTAAACCCTTTAACAAGAAAAAAGCTCTGGGAAGAAGGCAAACTTCGATCACAGCATTTTTCCTGGAAAAAGACTGCCGAAGAAACGCTGCACGTTTTTCGAAGTGTGATCAAGAAACGTTGA
- a CDS encoding NRDE family protein, with product MCLILFAYKVHPKYKLIVAANRDEFYERPTASAHFWKDHPHILAGRDLRKMGTWMGVTKNGRFAALTNYRDPNEVTEGKRSRGDLAADFLKGGASPADFMNRASEHRGSYPGYNLLAGNLEELFYYSNVEDRIEQLQPGVYGVSNHVLNTEWPKVKKGKEGLSKIIDNPAGNLTEDLFTLLLNADPAPDDRLPKTGVSLEWERILSPLFIKGDAYGTRSSTVLLMSKDEIFYKERVHIGEDRQEQEFILKK from the coding sequence ATGTGTCTAATCCTCTTCGCATACAAAGTCCACCCGAAATACAAGCTGATAGTGGCAGCCAATCGCGACGAATTTTACGAACGTCCGACTGCCTCGGCGCATTTTTGGAAGGACCACCCCCACATTCTTGCTGGCCGGGATTTAAGGAAGATGGGGACATGGATGGGTGTTACTAAGAATGGACGATTTGCAGCTCTGACAAATTACCGCGATCCGAATGAAGTGACAGAAGGCAAGAGGTCAAGAGGGGATCTGGCGGCAGATTTTTTGAAGGGCGGTGCTTCGCCTGCTGACTTTATGAACAGGGCATCTGAACATCGCGGCAGCTATCCCGGCTACAATCTGCTGGCGGGAAACTTGGAGGAACTCTTTTATTATTCGAACGTGGAGGATCGAATAGAGCAGCTTCAGCCGGGGGTATACGGGGTCAGCAATCATGTGCTGAATACCGAGTGGCCGAAGGTGAAAAAGGGGAAGGAGGGCTTATCTAAAATAATAGATAATCCAGCCGGGAACTTAACAGAAGACCTGTTCACACTTCTCCTTAATGCAGACCCCGCCCCGGATGATAGGCTTCCGAAAACAGGAGTTTCTCTTGAATGGGAACGGATTCTGTCTCCATTATTTATTAAAGGCGATGCCTACGGAACCAGGAGTTCAACTGTGCTGCTGATGTCAAAGGATGAGATTTTTTACAAGGAAAGGGTTCATATTGGGGAGGATAGGCAGGAACAGGAGTTCATCCTTAAAAAGTAA
- a CDS encoding MetQ/NlpA family ABC transporter substrate-binding protein, with protein MKKLFLSFIILALAVFTAACSSTTGGEETKKVKLGVSGSDTRIWDFIAEKAEKEGIEIEVVTFSDYVQPNVALAEGDLDVNAFQTVAYFDTFIKEHNMDLTPIATTVLAPMGLYSEKVESVEDIPEGGKIAIPNDASNGGRALLLLEEAGLIKLSEDYDGNLDLNKIVENKKNLEFVEMVSAQTPRALPDVSASVINNGIAVDAGFNPTKDSVFIESETATPYVNIIAVRTEDKDNKTLKRIAELYQEDDVADFITKEYDGSMIPTFIPLSDIGW; from the coding sequence ATGAAAAAACTATTTTTATCATTCATTATTTTAGCATTGGCTGTGTTCACTGCGGCATGCTCTAGCACAACTGGCGGAGAAGAAACAAAGAAAGTTAAATTGGGTGTCAGCGGATCAGATACACGCATCTGGGACTTTATTGCCGAAAAGGCTGAAAAGGAAGGCATTGAAATTGAGGTTGTGACATTCTCTGACTATGTGCAGCCAAATGTTGCCCTGGCAGAAGGTGATCTTGATGTAAATGCATTCCAGACAGTCGCCTATTTCGACACTTTTATTAAAGAGCATAATATGGATCTTACACCAATTGCGACAACGGTTTTAGCACCAATGGGTCTTTATTCTGAAAAAGTAGAATCTGTGGAAGACATTCCGGAAGGCGGCAAAATTGCCATTCCAAATGATGCTTCAAACGGCGGAAGAGCCCTTCTTTTACTGGAGGAAGCCGGCCTGATCAAATTATCTGAAGACTATGACGGAAACCTGGACTTGAATAAAATCGTTGAAAACAAGAAGAACCTTGAATTTGTAGAAATGGTCTCAGCGCAGACGCCGCGCGCTCTTCCGGATGTCTCTGCTTCTGTCATCAATAACGGTATTGCTGTAGATGCAGGCTTTAACCCAACTAAGGATTCAGTTTTTATTGAAAGCGAAACCGCTACTCCGTATGTAAATATCATTGCTGTCAGAACAGAAGACAAAGATAACAAAACGCTTAAGAGAATTGCTGAACTTTACCAGGAAGATGATGTAGCTGATTTCATCACGAAAGAATATGACGGAAGCATGATCCCGACTTTCATTCCATTAAGTGATATTGGCTGGTAA